The Vibrio agarivorans genome window below encodes:
- a CDS encoding AbiV family abortive infection protein, whose amino-acid sequence MEKLDGLSKYKFEKIAVESLHNALRLLNDSILLFEHGSYPSSFQLAVLSLEEFSKASWVEHYYYTALTNEGFMPEDIEQQWLKLLFNHPKKQTHFISRDLFEFSPKFVKKIEEKEIEVKKQKATYVGLSRIKGKVDVDSRVSIPIKVTSENDAKQFISLMVGEFRDINEKIALNDMYWDIPDMDLITQGPLFDRVLAWPFESGLKGKRWYEEWKKKL is encoded by the coding sequence ATGGAAAAATTAGACGGATTGAGCAAGTACAAGTTTGAGAAAATAGCGGTAGAGTCTTTACACAATGCTCTCAGACTCTTAAATGACTCAATATTACTATTCGAACATGGTTCATATCCATCCAGTTTTCAGTTAGCGGTACTTTCACTGGAAGAGTTTTCAAAAGCTAGTTGGGTTGAACACTATTATTACACAGCACTAACGAATGAAGGGTTCATGCCTGAAGACATTGAACAACAGTGGTTAAAGTTACTTTTCAATCACCCCAAAAAGCAAACTCATTTTATAAGTCGTGATTTATTTGAGTTTTCACCGAAGTTTGTAAAGAAGATTGAAGAGAAAGAGATTGAAGTAAAGAAGCAAAAGGCAACTTACGTTGGCTTAAGCAGGATTAAAGGTAAAGTCGATGTTGATAGCAGAGTGTCTATACCTATAAAAGTGACCTCTGAGAATGATGCAAAGCAATTTATTTCACTTATGGTTGGTGAGTTTAGGGATATAAATGAGAAAATTGCTCTAAATGACATGTATTGGGATATTCCTGATATGGATTTGATAACGCAAGGCCCCTTGTTCGATAGAGTTTTGGCATGGCCGTTTGAGAGTGGCTTGAAGGGTAAGCGTTGGTATGAGGAGTGGAAGAAGAAATTGTGA
- a CDS encoding AAA family ATPase, with translation MNTALHEDQMRVTSIPYHSTKMVIFSGVPLAKDSYKTNSGKYYVTIKADPDSIPVLPTLGQHWSVRGARQIENMEMGDYVMQQHTYESPKHIECTLPETGEQLIRFIARESDFKGIGESKARALWQLLGKDFHATLRNDTPESRKRLTSILSEDSVEALFKGYAKYKNLAHCNWMSEYNIPASVQQRLLKHHGEASIDVIKDNPYALMGFGLSFSAIEDIIKLTDFKSDVAKDDPRRLSAALEMAIRKEIEKGHTYTTHANVRPYLNKLLRDKTLVTQAFKSGHDKAQYVLNPDTGAYHPTAQLLMESVVAKRLKTLIKRNNLFDENANAAYCSAAAELPYELTPKQIEAVTTCLDNSVSCITGGAGTGKTTVLRTALRTYHQLGFEIHAVALSGRAAMRLHESIGFVTSTIAKLLREEPIEPSVEKTNHLLVIDEASMIDLPTMYRLVNHIHPSVRLIFSGDPDQLPPIGCGKVLEDIVEAKTVANTMLDIVKRQEGSTGIPEYSKLINQGVMPEQLSSGAIHFHETSKTDIAKVCCELYQEFPDSSRVMAPTKALVSEINKLTQQAVNPDSASLEFEINGNKFFLPLSLNDAVLFTQNHYDKGIQNGSLGTLTSTKPSGDSYGEVTLDTGEKVEITQSVLDCMELGYAITLHKAQGSQFPRIIIALQNGRIVDRAWFYTAITRAESEIHIVGSSDDMKQITKAPSHSHKRNSYLKELLQC, from the coding sequence ATGAATACCGCTTTGCATGAAGACCAAATGCGTGTCACCAGTATCCCTTATCACTCGACCAAGATGGTGATATTCAGCGGTGTACCGCTGGCGAAAGACTCTTACAAAACCAATAGTGGGAAGTATTACGTCACCATCAAAGCCGACCCCGATAGCATCCCTGTACTTCCAACGCTGGGTCAGCATTGGTCAGTCAGAGGTGCTCGACAGATAGAAAATATGGAGATGGGTGATTATGTAATGCAGCAGCACACGTATGAATCACCCAAGCATATTGAATGCACTTTACCCGAAACAGGTGAGCAACTGATACGATTTATCGCCAGAGAAAGTGACTTCAAGGGTATTGGCGAAAGCAAAGCTAGAGCGCTCTGGCAGCTCTTGGGTAAAGACTTCCATGCCACACTGAGAAATGACACCCCAGAGTCCAGAAAGCGTCTGACATCGATTTTGAGTGAAGATTCAGTGGAAGCGCTCTTTAAGGGGTACGCCAAATATAAAAATCTGGCTCATTGCAACTGGATGAGCGAGTACAACATCCCTGCCAGTGTGCAGCAACGACTACTCAAGCATCACGGTGAAGCCTCCATCGATGTTATCAAGGATAATCCTTATGCTTTAATGGGCTTTGGTCTTTCGTTCAGTGCCATTGAAGACATTATCAAGTTAACGGATTTTAAGAGCGATGTTGCGAAGGATGACCCAAGAAGGCTCAGCGCTGCTCTGGAAATGGCGATTCGCAAGGAGATTGAAAAAGGTCACACCTATACCACTCATGCCAATGTGCGCCCTTACCTCAACAAGCTATTAAGAGACAAAACACTGGTCACTCAGGCGTTCAAATCAGGTCATGATAAAGCTCAGTATGTTTTAAATCCCGACACAGGAGCCTACCATCCAACAGCGCAACTTCTGATGGAAAGTGTTGTTGCCAAGCGCTTAAAAACACTGATTAAGCGAAATAACTTGTTTGATGAAAACGCCAATGCTGCGTATTGCTCTGCGGCTGCGGAGCTTCCCTACGAATTAACCCCTAAACAAATCGAAGCCGTCACAACGTGTCTGGATAATTCGGTAAGCTGCATTACGGGTGGTGCAGGAACAGGCAAAACAACGGTACTCAGGACGGCTCTCAGGACATATCATCAACTTGGATTTGAAATACACGCCGTTGCGCTCAGCGGTCGTGCTGCAATGAGACTTCATGAGTCCATCGGTTTTGTTACCTCAACCATTGCCAAATTGCTGCGTGAAGAACCTATTGAACCCAGTGTCGAGAAAACAAATCATCTATTAGTGATTGATGAAGCGAGCATGATTGACCTGCCAACTATGTATCGCCTAGTAAATCACATTCACCCCTCTGTACGATTGATATTCAGTGGCGACCCTGACCAACTCCCACCAATAGGTTGTGGCAAGGTATTGGAAGACATCGTTGAAGCAAAAACGGTGGCGAATACGATGCTGGATATCGTCAAACGGCAAGAAGGTTCAACGGGTATCCCCGAATACTCAAAACTCATCAATCAAGGAGTGATGCCTGAACAATTAAGCTCAGGTGCAATACACTTTCACGAAACCAGTAAAACAGACATTGCCAAAGTCTGTTGCGAGCTTTATCAAGAGTTCCCTGATAGCAGTCGTGTCATGGCTCCAACCAAGGCACTCGTATCAGAAATCAATAAGCTCACCCAGCAAGCCGTTAACCCAGATAGCGCCAGCCTTGAGTTCGAAATCAATGGTAACAAGTTCTTTCTGCCACTTAGCCTCAATGATGCGGTGTTATTCACGCAGAATCATTACGATAAAGGCATTCAGAACGGCTCACTTGGCACACTAACCAGTACCAAACCTTCTGGTGACAGTTATGGTGAAGTGACGCTAGATACAGGTGAAAAGGTCGAGATAACACAATCCGTTCTCGACTGCATGGAGTTGGGTTACGCAATCACTCTACATAAAGCTCAAGGATCACAGTTTCCACGCATCATCATCGCTCTGCAAAACGGAAGAATAGTGGATAGAGCATGGTTCTATACGGCAATCACTAGAGCGGAAAGTGAAATCCATATCGTTGGTAGTAGTGATGACATGAAGCAGATCACCAAGGCACCTAGTCACTCTCATAAGCGGAATAGCTACCTGAAAGAACTATTACAATGCTGA
- a CDS encoding VPA1267 family protein, producing MASGQQKAQQNLEAFEVWKATQTDDDFKQIVFRGQLNRIEVAKGIGCGKSALNQNPALKKALKALEDELRSKGVLPPLTAAAKKNEGKPQAYDNTANRKLLDSKRVSSLEAENIELKAKVKELEKRLERFGELSETLSEMGLMPR from the coding sequence ATGGCAAGTGGGCAGCAAAAAGCACAGCAAAACCTTGAGGCATTTGAGGTCTGGAAAGCCACACAGACGGACGATGACTTTAAACAAATCGTGTTCAGAGGTCAGCTTAACCGTATTGAAGTGGCAAAGGGTATTGGTTGTGGCAAATCGGCGTTAAACCAAAATCCTGCCCTCAAGAAAGCACTCAAAGCCTTAGAAGATGAGCTGCGCAGTAAAGGTGTCCTGCCACCGTTGACCGCCGCTGCCAAGAAGAATGAGGGCAAACCTCAAGCCTACGACAACACAGCAAATCGAAAGCTGCTCGATTCAAAGCGGGTGTCATCATTAGAGGCTGAAAACATCGAGTTGAAAGCCAAGGTCAAGGAGCTTGAAAAGCGACTTGAGCGCTTTGGTGAGCTATCTGAAACCTTATCCGAAATGGGGTTGATGCCACGATGA
- the gmtX gene encoding gamma-mobile-trio protein GmtX yields MELDIDVILADLKEGKVPRTQQNLDKLNDTLKAYAESGQRDFSITQIGRVSAENGGLAYEALRATRNKHYRTLIEAWAAKCNTSTKKPLSNTSRSKSIPADNKLLERIPDPAVRALFGQIIAERNRYRKEVNLLKQHANITIDKRPVRQFDTTAEPSVEVLPSLSGVLTESEKKALAYVISDECMEKNDWQTTQAGQVKDMEYNSEVFPRGFVTGLRKLLGEVDD; encoded by the coding sequence ATGGAACTCGATATTGATGTTATTTTGGCTGACTTAAAAGAAGGCAAAGTGCCTCGCACGCAGCAAAACCTCGATAAGCTCAATGACACGCTGAAAGCCTATGCAGAATCAGGTCAGCGTGATTTCTCCATCACGCAAATTGGTCGGGTGTCTGCTGAAAATGGCGGATTGGCGTATGAAGCTTTGCGTGCTACCCGTAATAAGCACTACCGAACACTCATCGAAGCGTGGGCGGCAAAGTGCAATACCAGTACCAAAAAGCCGCTATCCAACACCTCACGGTCTAAATCCATCCCTGCGGATAATAAGCTGTTAGAGCGCATCCCAGACCCTGCGGTACGCGCCTTGTTTGGTCAAATCATTGCCGAGCGTAACCGCTACCGCAAAGAGGTCAATTTGCTCAAGCAACACGCCAATATCACTATCGACAAGCGCCCTGTGCGCCAGTTTGATACCACCGCAGAGCCAAGCGTCGAAGTGCTGCCATCCCTATCAGGCGTACTCACCGAATCAGAGAAAAAAGCCTTAGCGTATGTCATTTCTGATGAATGCATGGAAAAGAACGACTGGCAAACTACTCAGGCGGGTCAAGTAAAAGACATGGAATACAACAGCGAAGTATTCCCTAGAGGCTTTGTCACAGGGCTTCGCAAGCTATTGGGTGAGGTAGATGACTAA
- the gmtZ gene encoding gamma-mobile-trio integrase GmtZ, producing the protein MDGAQTTSMTLTICYLARFFESYIRERASYAIGDISLFFKGHRGHQCSSEELETLLRETQNSPKVIQSGVNISCDFIDFVVQKVFSEEDDNGELVSLVENPLSKIKRQESLTETVRTPLPYRYIHNLRQILCPLPDKDELTVIEQNLKQGETLLPTYHYRNFKHWTWAQQQTGQRLSGNDGDWFEVEPELIDKTDPDCVWRTIKTTRKGNKIILHQIWSPVKAMVVFMKLHLPLRTYQVRMLDSGEADTWRYENAQWVLNTKNDFALGSEKRPFSKGIFRRIHDTMTGLYSTGLYINTNKTADQNKDELERGYIIPWQNNEVLYWIEKLRNWQEKYNPIDKPTDCTTLLTKHTDKKKSKAQLESMGEISFLFREASARGDDRTKPIRDDALDSFWYQLLFALENQLAEHGDSLDGGGRLRLVSEYPEDIPKSRRYKTSFPLHSLRVSLITAYTMDTQLPLPVISKLLAGHTRLLMTIYYNKITPSVMAEKMDEAHGELDAKSKQSVRNFLKDASLEQIQCKMVYHNDDSIQAALVNRNPVGWEERSCGMCLVGGNTVKSDEVSTLGGCWNGGKLINDVKAATHRIYGSVPHGPENCIRCRWFITEARYLPALNAHFNQLSYKAHQAANLSVEIEGELEALKDEQFFCEEQGKPFTKHYELQALQRRYEKQQVEADEYAKDWIACFELIQKIIRVEETRNEDDSKDKLIAVGYEQDVSHALKFIETDSELLHLSLLCDDAEFFPDLQDELRKTPAIQKRSMQLSRVLMKKGFEPIFMEMDDKQQLIAANAMLRQMAKIADPDDKLEGYRKVANHIEAEEYLTDNKLLSQGIHALTNKAINLDGIALPNLLED; encoded by the coding sequence GTGGATGGCGCACAAACCACATCGATGACACTAACAATTTGCTACTTGGCTCGCTTCTTCGAATCCTATATTAGAGAGCGCGCAAGCTATGCGATAGGCGACATATCATTATTTTTTAAGGGACACCGAGGACACCAATGTTCTAGTGAAGAGCTGGAGACGTTGTTAAGAGAAACACAAAACTCTCCTAAAGTAATCCAATCAGGAGTAAACATCTCCTGTGACTTTATTGACTTTGTTGTCCAAAAGGTGTTTTCTGAAGAGGATGACAATGGCGAGTTAGTGTCATTGGTTGAAAACCCGCTGAGCAAAATCAAACGACAGGAATCACTAACAGAAACTGTACGTACCCCCCTGCCGTATCGCTACATTCATAATTTGCGCCAAATCCTCTGTCCGCTACCTGATAAAGACGAACTCACCGTCATTGAACAAAACCTCAAGCAAGGTGAAACCCTGCTTCCCACTTATCACTATCGTAATTTCAAACACTGGACATGGGCGCAACAGCAGACAGGTCAACGTCTATCAGGTAATGATGGCGATTGGTTTGAAGTTGAACCAGAACTGATTGATAAAACCGACCCCGACTGTGTATGGCGTACTATAAAAACAACTCGCAAAGGCAATAAAATCATCCTTCACCAAATCTGGTCACCCGTCAAAGCGATGGTGGTTTTCATGAAGCTCCATCTGCCACTGCGTACCTATCAGGTGCGGATGCTAGATAGCGGTGAAGCCGATACGTGGCGCTACGAAAACGCTCAATGGGTACTTAACACTAAAAATGACTTTGCACTTGGCAGTGAAAAGCGCCCATTTAGTAAAGGCATATTCCGCCGAATTCACGACACCATGACAGGGCTGTATTCAACAGGCTTGTATATCAATACCAATAAGACCGCCGACCAAAACAAGGACGAACTAGAGCGTGGTTACATCATTCCGTGGCAAAATAATGAAGTATTGTACTGGATAGAGAAATTACGCAATTGGCAAGAAAAGTACAACCCAATTGATAAACCAACCGACTGCACCACATTACTTACCAAGCACACTGATAAGAAAAAATCGAAAGCACAACTGGAAAGTATGGGGGAAATTTCATTTCTATTTAGAGAGGCCTCGGCAAGGGGGGATGATAGAACTAAACCCATTAGGGACGATGCGCTAGACTCTTTCTGGTATCAACTCCTCTTCGCTCTAGAAAATCAATTGGCTGAACATGGTGATAGTCTCGATGGCGGGGGAAGATTGAGGTTAGTTTCCGAGTATCCAGAGGATATACCTAAGTCGCGACGTTACAAAACTAGCTTTCCATTGCACAGCTTGCGAGTCTCACTCATCACTGCCTATACGATGGACACCCAACTGCCATTACCTGTAATCTCTAAACTATTAGCAGGGCATACGCGTCTATTGATGACCATCTACTACAACAAGATTACCCCATCAGTAATGGCTGAAAAAATGGATGAAGCGCATGGAGAGCTAGACGCAAAATCCAAACAATCGGTGCGCAACTTCCTTAAAGATGCCTCATTGGAGCAAATTCAATGCAAGATGGTGTATCACAACGATGACAGCATTCAGGCGGCACTGGTTAATCGTAATCCGGTTGGCTGGGAAGAACGCTCGTGCGGTATGTGTCTGGTAGGCGGTAACACCGTGAAATCGGATGAAGTCAGTACCCTTGGTGGTTGCTGGAACGGTGGTAAGTTGATTAATGATGTAAAAGCTGCTACCCACCGCATTTACGGCAGTGTGCCTCACGGCCCTGAAAACTGTATTCGCTGCCGCTGGTTTATTACCGAAGCTCGATACCTGCCTGCGCTCAATGCCCACTTCAACCAACTGAGCTACAAAGCACATCAGGCTGCGAACCTATCTGTGGAAATTGAAGGTGAGCTGGAAGCCCTAAAAGACGAGCAGTTCTTTTGTGAAGAGCAAGGCAAACCGTTTACCAAGCACTATGAGCTGCAAGCCCTACAGCGCCGCTATGAAAAGCAGCAAGTTGAAGCCGATGAATACGCCAAAGACTGGATTGCGTGCTTTGAACTTATTCAGAAAATCATTCGTGTTGAAGAGACCAGAAATGAAGATGACAGCAAAGATAAACTGATTGCGGTTGGCTATGAGCAAGATGTCAGCCATGCCTTAAAGTTTATCGAAACCGACTCTGAGTTACTGCATCTATCACTGCTTTGTGATGATGCAGAATTCTTTCCTGATTTACAGGACGAACTGCGTAAAACCCCTGCTATTCAAAAGCGCTCGATGCAACTCAGTCGTGTGCTAATGAAAAAAGGCTTCGAGCCGATTTTCATGGAAATGGACGACAAACAACAACTCATAGCCGCCAATGCCATGCTGCGCCAAATGGCGAAAATTGCTGACCCTGACGATAAGCTCGAAGGCTACCGCAAGGTGGCGAACCACATCGAAGCGGAAGAATACCTGACCGATAACAAGCTGCTCTCTCAGGGTATTCATGCACTGACTAATAAAGCCATTAATCTAGATGGCATAGCACTACCGAACTTATTGGAGGACTAA